A window from Xiphophorus maculatus strain JP 163 A chromosome 17, X_maculatus-5.0-male, whole genome shotgun sequence encodes these proteins:
- the LOC102234411 gene encoding sodium-coupled neutral amino acid transporter 2-like, whose protein sequence is MKYLNDPQDDDSCSSNSNDFAYSDFSEKIPLNGQYPDADPESLNFLSDHKPSKKKYETEYHQGRASFGISVLNLCNAIMGSGILGLSFAMANTGIALFVILLVSIVIFSLYSVHLLLKTANEAGALVYESLGYKAFGIPGKLATSCSITMQNIGVLSSYLYIIKYELSIVIQSFTGASDGEWYINGDYLVILVSIIVILPLSLLRNLGYLGYTSGLSLLCMVFFLIVVIIKKFQIPCPLPIPDSGNETMHMFNSDNATTDDDTCKPKYFVYNSQTVYAIPILTFAFVCHPTILPMYDELKDRSRRKMQNVANVSFLAMFIMYLLAALFGYLTFNIHVGPELLHTYSKFYKHDILLLVVRLAVLAAVTLTVPVVLFPIRTSVGHLLFPGKDFSWIRHVIITLSLLAGTNILVIFVPSIRNIFGFIGASAAVMLIFILPSAFYLRLVKKEPMKSMQKIGALMFLILGFAVMFLCMTLIIYDWIVNSMKDQGH, encoded by the exons ATGAAATATCTGAACGATCCTCAAGACGACGACAGCTGCAGCTCCAACAGCAACGACTTTGCGTACTCTGACTTTTCCGAGAAGATTCCTCTCAATGG GCAATACCCTGATGCTGATCCAGAGAGTTTAAACTTCCTCTCTGATCATAAGCCAAGCAAGAAGAAGTATGAAACTGAATAT CACCAGGGCAGGGCCTCCTTCGGCATATCTGTCTTGAACCTGTGCAATGCCATCATGGGCAGCGGCATCCTGGGTCTGTCCTTCGCTATGGCCAACACCGGCATCGCCCTGTTTGT GATTCTCCTGGTTTCCATTGTCATTTTCTCCTTGTATTCTGTCCACTTGTTGCTAAAGACAGCAAATGAAGCAG GTGCTCTTGTTTACGAGTCACTGGGTTACAAGGCCTTTGGGATCCCAGGCAAACTGGCTACTTCCTGCTCCATCACCATGCAGAACATTGGAG TATTGTCAAGCTACCTCTACATTATTAAATACGAACTCTCCATTGTTATTCAGTCCTTTACTGGAGCAAGTGATGG tgaaTGGTACATCAATGGAGATTACCTTGTGATTCTGGTCTCAATTATTGTTATCCTGCCTCTCTCACTGCTCAGGAACTTGG GTTACCTTGGTTACACCAGTGGTCTGTCTCTACTCTGCATGGTGTTTTTTCTGATTGTG GTGATCATAAAGAAGTTCCAGATTCCATGCCCTCTGCCTATTCCTGACTCTGGAAATGAAACCATGCATATGTTCAACAGCGACAACGCCACGACAGATGATGACACTTGCAAGCCTAAATACTTTGTCTACAACTCACAG ACTGTCTATGCTATACCCATCCTCACTTTTGCCTTCGTGTGCCACCCTACTATCCTACCCATGTATGATGAGCTCAAAGA CCGGTCACGCCGAAAGATGCAGAATGTGGCCAACGTGTCCTTCCTGGCCATGTTCATCATGTACCTGCTGGCTGCCCTCTTCGGATACCTCACCTTCAACA TCCACGTGGGACCTGAGCTGCTCCACACCTACTCAAAGTTCTACAAGCACGATATTCTCCTGCTGGTTGTTCGCCTGGCTGTGCTGGCCGCTGTCACACTCACGGTTCCTGTGGTGCTCTTCCCT ATTCGTACCTCAGTCGGCCACCTGCTGTTCCCAGGAAAGGACTTCAGCTGGATCCGTCACGTTATTATCACCCTGAGCCTGCTAGCAGGAACCAACATTCTGGTCATCTTTGTCCCCagcatcagaaatatttttggcttcattG GTGCCTCTGCTGCTGTAATGCTGATCTTCATCCTGCCCTCAGCTTTCTATCTCAGACTGGTTAAGAAGGAGCCAATGAAATCCATGCAGAAGATTGGG GCTCTGATGTTCCTGATATTAGGATTTGCTGTCATGTTTCTCTGCATGACTCTTATCATCTACGACTGGATCGTGAACTCTATGAAAGATCAAGGTCACTGA
- the LOC102231190 gene encoding sodium-coupled neutral amino acid transporter 2-like, with protein sequence MGSRTEMKCLNDPQDDDSCSSNSNDFAYSDFIENIPLNGQYEDADPENQNYLSDHNPSKKKDETEYHQSRASFGMSVFNLCNVIMGSGILGLSFAMANTGIALFVILLVSVAIFSLYSVHLLLKTANEAGALVYESLGYKAFGIPGKLATSCSISMLNIGCMSSYLYIIKYELSIVIQSFTGASDGEWYINGDYLVILVSIIVILPLSLLRNLGYLGYASGLSLLCIVFFLIVVIIKKFQIPCPLQYFPDAGNETMHMFNSDNATTDDDTCKPKYFVYNSQTVYAIPILNCAFVCHPNILPMYDELKDRSRRKMQNVANVSFLAIFIMYLLAALFGYLTFNIHVGPELLHTYSKFYKHDILLLVVRLAVLTAVTLTVPVVLFPIRTSVGHLLFPGKDFSWIRHVIITLSLLAGTTVLVIFVPSIRDIFGFIGASFAAILIFILPSAFYLKLVKKEPMKSRQKIGALMFLILGFAVMFGCMTLIIYDWIVNSMTDQGH encoded by the exons ATGGGTTCTAGAACTGAGATGAAATGTCTGAACGATCCTCAAGACGACGACAGCTGCAGCTCCAACAGCAACGACTTTGCGTACTCTGACTTTATCGAGAATATTCCTCTCAATGG GCAATACGAAGATGCAGATCCAGAGAATCAAAACTACCTCTCTGATCATAACCCAAGCAAGAAGAAAGATGAAACTGAATAT CACCAGAGCAGGGCCTCCTTTGGCATGTCTGTCTTCAACCTATGTAATGTCATCATGGGCAGCGGCATCCTGGGTCTGTCCTTCGCTATGGCCAACACCGGCATCGCCCTGTTTGT GATTCTCCTGGTTTCCGTTGCCATTTTCTCCTTGTATTCTGTCCACTTGTTGCTAAAGACAGCAAATGAAGCAG gtgCTCTTGTTTACGAGTCATTGGGTTACAAGGCCTTTGGGATCCCAGGCAAACTGGCTACTTCCTGCTCCATCAGCATGCTGAACATTGGAT GCATGTCAAGCTACCTCTACATTATTAAATACGAACTCTCCATTGTTATTCAGTCCTTTACTGGAGCAAGTGATGG tgaaTGGTACATCAATGGAGATTACCTTGTGATTCTGGTCTCAATTATTGTTATCCTGCCTCTCTCGCTGCTCAGGAACTTGG GTTACCTTGGTTACGCCAGTggtctctctctgctctgcattGTGTTCTTTCTGATTGTG GTGATCATAAAGAAATTCCAGATTCCATGCCCTCTGCAATATTTTCCTGACGCTGGAAATGAAACCATGCATATGTTCAACAGCGACAACGCCACTACAGATGATGACACTTGCAAGCCTAAATACTTTGTCTACAACTCACAG ACTGTCTATGCTATACCCATCCTCAATTGTGCCTTCGTGTGCCATCCTAATATCCTACCCATGTATGATGAGCTCAAAGA CCGGTCACGCCGAAAGATGCAGAATGTGGCCAACGTGTCCTTCCTGGCCATATTCATCATGTACCTGCTGGCTGCCCTCTTCGGATACCTCACCTTCAACA TCCACGTGGGACCTGAGCTGCTCCACACCTACTCAAAGTTCTACAAGCACGATATTCTCCTGCTGGTTGTTCGTCTGGCTGTGCTGACCGCTGTCACACTCACGGTTCCTGTGGTGCTCTTCCCT ATTCGTACCTCAGTCGGCCACCTGCTGTTCCCAGGAAAGGACTTCAGCTGGATCCGTCACGTTATTATCACCCTGAGCCTGCTAGCAGGAACCACCGTTCTGGTCATCTTTGTCCCCAGCATCAGAGATATTTTTGGCTTCATTG GTGCCTCTTTTGCTGCAATTCTTATCTTCATCCTGCCCTCAGCTTTCTATCTCAAACTGGTTAAGAAGGAGCCAATGAAATCCCGGCAGAAGATTGGG GCTCTGATGTTCCTGATATTAGGATTTGCTGTCATGTTTGGCTGCATGACTCTTATCATCTACGACTGGATCGTGAACTCTATGACAGACCAAGGCCACTGA
- the LOC111611879 gene encoding sodium-coupled neutral amino acid transporter 2-like translates to SLSYFYSVHVGPELLHTYSKFYKHDILLLVVRLAVLAAVTLTVPVVLFPIRTSVGHLLFPKKDFSWIRHVIITVSLLAGTNILIIFVPSIRNIFGFIGASAAVMLIFILPSAFYLRLVKKESMKSMQKIGALMFLILGFAVMFVCMTLIIYDWIVNSMKDQGH, encoded by the exons TCTCTGTCATATTTCTATTCAGTCCACGTGGGACCTGAGCTGCTCCACACCTACTCAAAGTTCTACAAGCACGATATTCTCCTGCTGGTTGTTCGTCTGGCTGTGCTGGCCGCTGTCACACTCACGGTTCCTGTGGTGCTCTTCCCT ATTCGTACCTCAGTCGGCCACCTGCTGTTCCCAAAAAAGGACTTCAGCTGGATCCGTCACGTTATTATCACAGTGAGCCTGCTAGCAGGAACCAACATTCTGATCATCTTTGTCCCCagcatcagaaatatttttggcttcattG GTGCCTCTGCTGCTGTAATGCTGATCTTCATCCTGCCCTCAGCTTTCTATCTCAGACTGGTTAAGAAGGAGTCAATGAAATCCATGCAGAAGATTGGG GCTCTGATGTTCCTGATATTAGGATTTGCTGTCATGTTTGTCTGCATGACTCTTATCATCTACGACTGGATCGTGAACTCTATGAAAGACCAAGGTCACTGA